From a single Metopolophium dirhodum isolate CAU chromosome 6, ASM1992520v1, whole genome shotgun sequence genomic region:
- the LOC132946305 gene encoding putative leucine-rich repeat-containing protein DDB_G0290503 has translation MNESNNIKKIENEGISEIYKIFEEIYLKAPPLLKDLSNSTVDIDYTESIHKQIDFKKIDTKFKNGEYCSITDAIKDIREVFLNCYSFYGARSDHTKKSLELEELLEEKISHLDNNYKVMVDVNLTFNLLNMEGKPSSKLRYPKDCYDSVLLRSVAHCRPERLKKYHKILSTTLTTDEDNAHILEKILSWENEVYFNDVFHRYISSMWELPEIGNFVAILFKKLDFDIINQGEIERMFLMPKESTTMGKIMTTLLMPVKKTKFIGQVMPYKVWSEKLSKKVSDWCKVYHAKKQNKVIVMNSLGIHPDFWAVVNEKNPLIEKDYSELSYFRKVWLVKALCDYVTIKFKTINDIVTNCNERQCTIWKNDLETEEYFFFDSMPDLRIYYYNIPYDEPNLEFLESVKTDTEEIKVEDNLPMNGVSGGFRLLQKDKHFKLIADSVEGLRTFLYELDMEGTSVPENLISALENFIEKIEPEEYNFIVLNNDSKIKLFKDCESYPDRIQKDEDNTSLWEEKDSKSVAQAQNEEIILEKRQRKLIVQPDFDTVEYGESDEYVKDNDESISDFTDSEDEWGAMNQPKNKVKQPLQTSSKLLELEKRLSEEGKILKYDTNNLLDTNQNDEYNGHTKTLVCSKNKDDISLLEMKDSMPIAQVQNTKIISHKRTRKLVVRQDFETDKYYESEEYLSENDLKSISDFTDSEDEWGAMNQPKNKVRQPLRTPSKLVELENQLREKDKISEHNTNKVFSTNDKDKSIKSVKLLKTQNEVIFNNTETFVNGHNKRLVDTNNINNVRSCEEVVLIDSDKEESEKPPVEIINLDEDMQNDIEILNDNFETSISTQVQTENNIRKTNEQDNYKQIESAVISIEDDDQIIISDDEDDIQFISMTVKPKSTPSNINKPCSLKTNLNKSYNSVSANRQITPTNHIKHQATSSIIQKLSQNVTIMPANVHVPKGIEVTMVKTPQKRIDSHFNSIKRRSTMANGHLPNNPSTINVKCEVISKPNLNGEVKFYIRLPNGKEHPGPNELINQYLKQHNNQLPDYWLVPLPVEVAKQYGIN, from the exons ATGAATGAATCaaacaatatcaaaaaaatagaaaatgaagGAATATCAGAAATTTACaa aatatttgaagaaatatatttgaaagCACCTCCTCTTTTAAAGGATCTATCAAACAGTACTGTAGATATTGATTATACAGAATCTATACATAAGCAAATTGATTTTAagaaaa ttgatacaaaatttaaaaatggagaGTACTGCTCCATTACTGATGCAATAAAAGATATAAGGGAAGTATTCTTGAACTGCTATTCATTTTATGGTGCTAGAAGTGATCATACTAAAAAATCATTAGAACTTGAAGAACTATTAGAAGAAAAAATCAGCCACCttgataa taattataaagtaatgGTTGATGTTAATCTTACattcaatttactaaacatgGAAGGAAAACCAAGTTCTAAATTGAGATATCCAAAag attgTTATGATTCAGTATTATTACGAAGTGTTGCACATTGTCGCCCTGAACGATTAAAaaagtatcataaaatattatctactaCTCTTACTACTGATGAAGATAATGcacatattttagaaaaaatattaagttgggAAAATgaagtttattttaatgatgtatTTCATCGATATATCAGTTCAATGTGGGAg CTACCAGAAATAGGTAATTTTGTGGctatcttatttaaaaaacttgattttgatattattaaccAAGGCGAAATTGAAAGAATGTTTTTAATGCCTAAAGAATCTACAACTATGGGTAAAATCATGACTACTCTTTTGATGccagtaaaaaaaacaaaatttattggTCAAGTCATGCCATATAAGGTTTGGTCtgaaaaactttcaaaaaaagtaTCAGATTGGTGTAAAGTATACCAcgctaaaaaacaaaataaagttatt GTAATGAATTCACTGGGCATTCATCCAGATTTTTGGGCTGTTGTGAATGAAAAGAATCCTTTAATTGAAAAAGACTACAGTGAACTCTCATATTTCAGGAAAGTTTGGCTTGTAAAAGCACTTTGTGATTATGTTACT attaaatttaaaactataaatgatATTGTAACCAATTGTAATGAAAGACAATGTACAATATGGAAGAATGATTTGGAAACTGAGGAATATTTCTTTTTTGATTCAATGCCAGATTtaaggatatattattacaacattccATATGATGAA ccaAATCTTGAATTTCTTGAATCAGTAAAAACTGATACAGAAGAAATAAAAGTTGAAGATAATCTACCTATGAATG GTGTTTCTGGGGGttttcgtttgttacaaaaagataaacattttaagcTAATTGCTGATTCGGTAGAAGGTCTTCGGACTTTTCTTTATGAATTGGATATGGAAGGAACATCAGTTCCAGAAAACTTGATAAGCGCTCTAGAAAATTTTATTGAGAAAATTGAACCAGAAGAATATAATTTCATTGTCTTAAACAatgattctaaaataaaattatttaaagactGTGAATCATATCCAGATAGAATTCAGAAGGATGAAGATAATACGTCACTTTGGGAAGAGAAAGATTCAAAGTCAGTAGCTcaag ctcAAAATGAAGAAATAATTCTTGAGAAACGTCAAAGAAAATTAATCGTACAGCCCGATTTTGATACAGTTGAATATGGTGAATCTGATGAATATGTTAAGGATAATGATGAATCCATATCTGATTTTACTGATTCCGAAGATGAATGGGGTGCTATGAATCAGCCTAAAAATAAAGTCAAACAACCACTGCAGACCTCTTCTAAACTTCTTGAACTAGAAAAGCGATTATCGGAAGAAgggaaaatactaaaatacgatACTAATAACCTATTAGATACTAATCAGAATGATGAATATAATGGACATACTAAAACATTGgtttgttcaaaaaataaagATGATATTTCACTTTTGGAAATGAAAGATTCAATGCCAATAGCTcaag ttcagAATACAAAAATCATTTCGCATAAACGCACAAGAAAATTAGTTGTAAGGCAAGATTTTGAAACTGATAAGTATTATGAATCTGAAGAATATCTCAGTGAAAATGATCTTAAATCCATATCTGATTTTACTGATTCCGAAGACGAATGGGGTGCTATGAATCAGCCTAAAAATAAAGTCAGACAACCACTACGAACCCCTTCTAAACTTGTTGAATTAGAAAATCAATTAAGGGAAAAAGATAAAATTTCAGAACACAATACAAATAAAGTGTTTAGTACTAATGACAAAGATAAATCTATCAAATcagttaaattactaaaaactcaaaatgaagtaatatttaataatactgaaaCATTTGTTAATGGTCATAACAAAAGATTAGttgatactaataatataaataatgttcgtAGTTGTGAAGAAGTTGTATTAATTGATAGTGATAAAGAAGAAAGTGAAAAACCACCTgttgaaattataaatctagATGAAGATATGCAAAACGATATTGAAATTCTTAATGATAATTTTGAAACATCAATCTCTACACAAGTacaaactgaaaataatataagaaaaaccaATGAACaagataattataaacaaatagaaTCTGCTGTTATTTCAATAGAAGATGatgatcaaattattattagtgatgatgaagatgatattcaatttatttctatGACTGTAAAACCCAAGAGTACAccttcaaatattaataaaccttgtagcttaaaaactaatttaaataaatcatacaaTTCTGTTTCTGCAAACAGGCAAATAACACCTACCAATCATATCAAACATCAAGCAACATCTTCTATCATACAAAAACTTTCACAAAACGTTACTATTATGCCAGCAAATGTTCATGTACCAAAAGGTATTGAGGTTACTATGGTTAAAACACCGCAGAAGAGGATAGACTCCCATTTTAATTCAATCAAAAGGAGATCAACCATGGCAAATGGCCACCTACCAAATAATCCTTcgacaattaatgtaaaatgtgaAGTTATTTCAAAGCCAAATTTAAATGGAGAAGTTAAGTTTTATATTAGATTACCCAATGGAAAAGAACATCCGGGTCCTAATGAGCTTATCAATCAATACCTAAAACAACACAATAACCAATTACCTGATTATTGGTTAGTACCTTTACCAGTAGAAGTTGCCAAACAATATggtattaactaa